Proteins co-encoded in one Malus sylvestris chromosome 7, drMalSylv7.2, whole genome shotgun sequence genomic window:
- the LOC126629465 gene encoding 3-ketoacyl-CoA synthase 19-like — protein sequence MPPDDLKLSTDSCVKIVLQNRNLGLEEFRFLLKTITHSGIGEETYCARNIIQGREETATLEDELAEMDGIIFDALDKLFAWATSISPSQIDILVVNVSMFSPAPSLSSRMVNRYKMRDDIKSFNLSGMGCSATLIAIDVVQNLFKSPKNANAIVVNTESLAPHWYCGV from the coding sequence ATGCCACCAGACGACCTGAAGCTCAGCACTGATTCATGCGTGAAAATCGTCTTGCAGAACAGGAATCTGGGACTGGAAGAATTCAGGTTTCTCTTGAAAACTATTACCCATTCGGGCATTGGCGAGGAAACTTACTGCGCAAGAAACATCATCCAAGGCCGAGAAGAAACTGCAACCCTAGAAGATGAACTTGCGGAGATGGATGGCATCATCTTTGACGCGCTGGACAAGCTTTTTGCTTGGGCTACCTCAATTTCTCCGTCGCAAATCGACATTCTTGTCGTCAATGTGTCGATGTTCTCCCCTGCACCCTCCCTATCGTCACGTATGGTGAATCGTTACAAGATGAGGGACGACATCAAGAGCTTCAACCTCTCAGGAATGGGCTGCAGTGCGACCCTCATTGCCATTGACGTTGTACAAAACTTGTTCAAGTCTCCCAAGAATGCGAATGCCATCGTCGTAAACACGGAATCGTTGGCTCCTCATTGGTATTGCGGCGTGTAA
- the LOC126630234 gene encoding uncharacterized mitochondrial protein AtMg00810-like — MEQPPGFLSTQYPSNYVCKLHKSLYGLKQAPRAWNDRFTSFLPALGFRSSHADPSFFVQSSQQGIVVLLLYVDDVILTGSSSQLIAQVIKALTTEFEMKDLGDLHYFLGLQISHTAEGLFVSQSKYISELVAKVDLQACKPCATPCLPYHRLLKDDGKPYHSPDQYRSIVGALQYLTFTRPDIAFSVNQACQFMHNPIESHVIAVKRIIRYLKGTPDYGLHFKPGPLSLLFYSDADWARDPNDRRSTSGFIVFLGSNPISWSSKKQHTVSRSSTEAEYRALAITAAELSWIRQLLCDLHIPLSHAPMIHCDNISAIALSTNPMFHAKSKHIEINYHFVREKVTRGDLHVQHVSSADQFADIFTKGLSAPLFHHHCGNLMLSSLTHKIEGGCKSISKDNKHQEQNSSESNSRV, encoded by the coding sequence ATGGAACAACCTCCCGGATTTCTCAGCACCCAGTATCCATCTAATTATGTCTGTAAGCTTCACAAGTCACTCTACGGGTTAAAACAGGCTCCAAGAGCGTGGAATGACAGATTTACAAGTTTTCTACCAGCCTTGGGATTTCGGTCTTCACATGCTGATCCATCGTTTTTTGTTCAATCCTCTCAACAAGGCATTGTTGTCTTActgctttatgttgatgatgttattTTAACTGGAAGTTCTTCTCAGTTAATAGCTCAAGTCATCAAAGCTCTTACTactgaatttgaaatgaaggattTAGGTGATCTACATTATTTCTTGGGGCTGCAAATTAGTCACACTGCAGAGGGTTTATTTGTTTCCCAATCCAAATACATCAGTGAGTTAGTTGCCAAGGTGGATTTACAGGCGTGTAAACCTTGTGCTACTCCCTGTTTACCATATCATCGACTCTTAAAAGATGATGGCAAGCCGTATCACAGTCCCGATCAATACAGAAGTATCGTGGGAGCTCTTCAATATCTCACATTTACAAGGCCTGACATAGCCTTCTCCGTGAATCAAGCCTGCCAGTTCATGCATAATCCTATAGAGTCCCATGTCATTGCAGTCAAACGGATCATCCGCTATCTCAAGGGCACACCAGATTATGGGTTACATTTTAAACCTGGACCCCTATCTCTTCTATTCTATAGTGATGCCGACTGGGCTAGGGATCCAAATGACCGACGTTCCACCTCTGGATTTATCGTTTTTCTTGGATCCAATCCTATTTCCTGGTCCTCAAAGAAGCAGCATACAGTCTCTCGGTCATCCACAGAAGCTGAGTATCGAGCTCTTGCTATCACAGCTGCTGAACTATCCTGGATTCGACAGTTGCTTTGTGATTTACATATTCCTCTCTCTCACGCCCCCATGATTCACTGCGATAACATTTCCGCCATTGCTCTTTCCACAAATCCTATGTTTCATGCGAAGTCTAAACACATTGAGATTAACTATCATTTTGTTCGTGAAAAGGTGACAAGAGGAGATCTTCACGTTCAACATGTTTCTTCTGCTGATCAGTTTGCTGATATTTTCACAAAGGGTTTATCTGCACCCTTGTTTCACCATCACTGTGGCAATCTCATGCTCAGTTCCCTCACGCataagattgaggggggatgtaagAGTATAAGTAAGGACAACAAGCATCAAGAGCAGAATTCAAGTGAAAGCAATTCAAGGGTCTAG
- the LOC126627902 gene encoding 3-ketoacyl-CoA synthase 19-like: MEILMTMSLLVLFGFFSFLKLVFRRGDQCCYLLAYECYKAKEDMKINSDSCAKIVLRNKNLGLEEFRFLLKTIVNSGIGEETSCPRNIIEGREENPTRADELNEMDGIIFDTLDKLFARNAAIPPSQIDILVVNVSMFSPAPSLTSRIINRYKMREDIKSFNLSGMGCSASLVAIDVVQNLFKSHKNANAVVVSTESIAPNWYCGKEKSMMLTNCLFRSGGCSMLFTNNRTLQHQAKLKLQHLVRTHIGSNAEAYECCIQLEDESGYQGFRLTKHLTKAAAIALTMNLQDLVPKVLPLRELFHYLVASRVRNRTGTKSQKLEAVGIGLNLKAGIEHFCIHPGGRAIIDGIGKSLGLRDYDLEPSRMALHRFGNTSAAGFWYALGYMEAKKRLKKGNKILMTGFGAGFKCNNIVWEVLKDLDDANVWKDCIESYPPNNTLGNPYMEKYSWLNDEYLSFVRLDFSQIFA; this comes from the coding sequence ATGGAGATCCTGATGACAATGTCTCTACTCGTTCTTTTcggcttcttctccttcttgaaGTTGGTTTTCCGAAGGGGAGATCAGTGCTGTTACCTGCTGGCTTACGAGTGCTACAAGGCGAAAGAAGACATGAAGATCAACAGCGATTCCTGCGCGAAGATCGTCTTGCGGAACAAGAATCTGGGGTTGGAGGAGTTCAGGTTTCTCTTGAAAACCATTGTCAATTCCGGTATTGGAGAAGAAACTTCCTGCCCAAGAAACATAATTGAAGGCCGAGAAGAAAATCCAACCAGGGCAGACGAGCTTAATGAGATGGATGGCATCATTTTCGACACGCTTGACAAGCTTTTCGCAAGGAATGctgcaattcctccttcacaaATCGACATCCTTGTTGTCAATGTGTCGATGTTCTCCCCCGCACCCTCACTAACGTCGCGCATAATAAACCGGTACAAGATGAGGGAGGACATCAAGAGCTTCAACCTCTCGGGAATGGGCTGCAGCGCAAGCCTCGTTGCCATTGATGTTGTGCAGAACTTGTTCAAGTCGCATAAGAACGCAAATGCGGTCGTTGTCAGCACAGAATCCATAGCTCCAAACTGGTATTGCGGCAAAGAAAAATCCATGATGCTCACGAACTGTCTGTTCCGCTCGGGAGGTTGTTCGATGCTGTTCACAAATAACAGAACCCTACAGCACCAAGCCAAGTTGAAGTTACAGCATTTGGTACGTACCCATATTGGCTCGAACGCTGAAGCGTATGAATGCTGCATACAGCTAGAAGATGAGAGTGGATACCAAGGGTTTCGCCTCACCAAACACCTCACGAAAGCAGCTGCTATAGCTTTAACAATGAACCTCCAAGACCTAGTCCCAAAAGTGCTTCCACTGAGAGAATTATTTCACTACCTGGTGGCCTCTAGGGTTCGGAATAGAACTGGTACTAAAAGCCAAAAGCTAGAAGCAGTTGGTATAGGGCTAAATCTCAAGGCAGGAATAGAGCATTTCTGCATTCACCCTGGTGGAAGAGCAATCATAGATGGAATTGGGAAGAGCTTAGGTCTAAGGGATTATGATCTTGAGCCGTCTAGAATGGCACTTCACCGGTTTGGCAACACGTCAGCAGCCGGATTTTGGTACGCTTTGGGATACATGGAGGCAAAGAAGAGGCTTAAGAAGGGCAACAAAATTCTGATGACTGGATTTGGAGCAGGTTTTAAGTGCAACAACATTGTGTGGGAAGTATTGAAGGACTTGGATGATGCCAATGTTTGGAAAGATTGCATAGAAAGTTACCCTCCTAATAATACTCTGGGCAATCCTTACATGGAGAAGTATAGTTGGCTCAACGACGAATATCTAAGCTTTGTTAGGCTCGATTTCTCCCAAATTTTCGCTTAA
- the LOC126629462 gene encoding 3-ketoacyl-CoA synthase 19-like, whose product MGILMATCLLALFYGFSCLCKLLLRRRDQACYLLAYECHMPPDDLKLSTDSCVKIVLRNRNLGLEEFRFLLKTITHSGIGEETYCARNIIQGREETATLEDELAEMDGIIFDVLDKLFARATSISPLQIDILVVNVSMFSPAPSLSSRIVNRYKMRDDIKSFNLSGMGCSATLIAIDVVQNLFKSHKNANAIVVSTESLAPHWYCGVEKSMMLTNCLFRSGGCAMLFTNNRSLKHQAKLKLNHLVRMHTGSNEEAYNCCIQVEDESGNRGFRLTKYLVKAATLGFTMNLQVLAPKMLPLREILRYLVASRLNNIRTSITSQKPKAAGGLGLNLKTGIEHFCIHPGGRAIIDGMEKSLGLSDYDVEPSRMALHRFGNTSAAGFWYALGYMEAKKRLKKGNRILMTGFGAGFKCNNIVWEVMKDLDDVNAWKDCIDSYPRDQNQVNPFMEKYGWINDDYLGFVRFDFSLFAIE is encoded by the coding sequence atgGGGATCCTGATGGCAACGTGTTTGCTGGCTCTTTTCTATGGTTTCTCCTGCCTCTGTAAGTTACTTCTCAGAAGGAGAGACCAGGCATGCTATCTGCTGGCCTACGAGTGCCACATGCCACCAGACGACCTGAAGCTCAGCACTGATTCATGCGTGAAAATCGTCTTGCGGAACAGGAATCTAGGACTGGAAGAATTCAGGTTTCTCTTGAAAACTATTACCCATTCGGGCATTGGCGAGGAAACTTACTGCGCAAGAAACATCATCCAAGGCCGAGAAGAAACTGCAACCCTAGAAGATGAACTTGCGGAGATGGATGGCATCATCTTTGACGTGCTGGACAAGCTTTTCGCTCGGGCTACCTCAATTTCTCCGTTGCAAATCGACATTCTTGTCGTCAATGTGTCGATGTTCTCCCCTGCACCCTCCCTATCTTCACGTATAGTGAATCGTTACAAGATGAGGGACGACATCAAGAGCTTCAACCTCTCGGGAATGGGCTGCAGTGCGACCCTCATTGCCATTGACGTTGTACAAAACTTGTTCAAGTCTCACAAGAATGCGAATGCCATCGTTGTAAGCACGGAATCGTTGGCTCCTCATTGGTATTGCGGCGTAGAAAAATCCATGATGCTCACAAACTGTCTCTTCCGCTCGGGAGGGTGCGCGATGCTGTTCACGAACAACCGAAGCCTAAAGCACCAAGCCAAGCTGAAATTAAATCATTTGGTACGAATGCACACCGGCTCGAACGAAGAAGCATATAACTGTTGCATACAGGTAGAAGATGAGAGTGGAAATCGAGGTTTCCGCCTTACCAAATACCTAGTAAAAGCAGCAACTCTGGGTTTTACAATGAACCTCCAAGTTCTAGCACCAAAAATGCTTCCACTAAGAGAAATACTTAGGTATCTGGTGGCCTCTAGGCTTAACAATATTAGAACTAGTATTACAAGCCAAAAGCCAAAAGCAGCTGGGGGACTAGGGTTGAATCTCAAGACAGGAATAGAGCACTTCTGTATTCACCCTGGTGGAAGAGCAATCATAGATGGGATGGAGAAGAGCTTAGGGCTAAGTGATTATGACGTTGAGCCGTCAAGAATGGCGCTTCACCGGTTCGGAAACACATCGGCGGCCGGATTTTGGTACGCTTTGGGATACATGGAGGCAAAGAAGAGGCTTAAGAAGGGGAACAGGATTCTGATGACTGGATTTGGAGCTGGTTTTAAGTGCAACAATATTGTGTGGGAAGTGATGAAGGACTTGGATGATGTCAATGCGTGGAAAGACTGCATAGATAGTTACCCTAGGGATCAAAACCAAGTCAATCCGTTCATGGAGAAGTATGGCTGGATCAATGATGATTATCTAGGCTTTGTTAGGTTTGACTTTTCCCTATTCGCTATTGAGTAA